GCCTGCAAGATGAGGCTTGAAGAGATTGCCAAAATCATGTATTTCCACTTAAAACATTTGCAATAAATATATCTATATCACTGTTTTAATCAAGGTCCTGTTATGGCAAGTGGGCTGGCTATaggcctaggcccacgagtactGTAGCTCGTGAACAGTACCACGAGGGGAATAAAATTTGTTTGTTAACAGATCATTAGAGATAAGGTTGTTAGAGAGATAAGGTTATTTAGATTAGATTGGGCTTGTTACATAGCTGACTATATAAGCATAGCCACACCATCCATTGTAATCAAGCAAAAAGAATCCTAAAAGTAGTCAAAGCCTCCAAGGGAGGGCAACGAATAGGTTCTTTGGGCTATCACTAGTTCTACCATATCAGTTCCATGTAGAGTATGCTGATGTCATACTATCTGCATTTGAATTCAAACCACCTGCAAGTTTAGTTCAAGTGAGGAGGTTCTGGTTTGGAACTTCTGGCTTGTAGTTGTCCAACACGAGAGGTGCATCCACGTAAATTGTAGTGCAAATCAAGGAAAAACATGCTGGTGCAAACAATATTTAGGTAAATAAGCATATACCAAAATGGTACCATCCCACTATCTAACATGTTTGTCAGTAAAGATTCAAACAATAAGTATGACTGCTAACTATGAACAACACATGCTGAAACTTAGTGCCATTTCTAATAATTTTACACTGCTTGCCTTATGGAAGTAGATATAGTACCTCAGCTAGCTGTgtagaaattaaaaaaagagagaggaattTTCTGCTAATTAGCAGTGGGCATGAATAGATTATAGCAAATGGAGTTCACTAACATACTTTCAATGAAGCAAATGTGGTCGCAATGCGAGTTGCCATCGTGCTTATAGTATCGTTGAACACTTTGGAGTTATTTTCACTTCGGCCATATAAATCATTCAGCGCCGTATCATGGTCGGTTACGAAGCCCTGCATATATGACCCATAAAGTTAGTAGTAGAGTGATCATCATATCGTAGACAATGAGCAGGAGATAATGGCATGCAAATATAAGTGCATCCAGCATGTTTACTGTAATTGATTTCCTATGCTTTTCACTTTCAAGAAAATCGTGAATATTTCCACTACGCTAGGAAACTTTAAAACCATTTAAAGTTCTTTCATAGTGCAGTGCAGAAGTTGCAAACCAACAAAACCAACGACAGCAATAGTTTGGTGTCAGCCTTGGCTTGCTTCCTATAACCTATAAAGGCTCACAGCCCCATGCATgttattaattaattatttttttagaattcaTTGAAATGATGTAGATTGAAAGCTGAATACCTGCATGTCAATAGTAAAGAATTCCAAATTCATCTGCAATCAATGGAATCACAGCATTAGAATTTATTAGAAGAACTTGTGCCATATACCTCAAAGCAATGAACGATATATTTGCGAAATAACTTACCTCCCGTAGTGCACCAATGCGTGGTATTACACTGCTGTCATTCTTTATATAAGTTACCAGCTCTTTAGGAATCGGTGAGCTAAAGAAGATGTATGCCCTAGTGTTTGAAGTGAAATCATCAACGTGCTTCTGGAAATGGAATTCTAGCTACAAACTGAAAGGCAGTTCAACGTACTTCCTGTACAATGGACATCTCCCAGACATATCGGAAAGAAGCATTATGACACTGCAGATTGCAGAAAATATGCATGAGAGAAGGGAACTTAAGACGAATAACGTATGCAGTGTGCTACATGGTGAAATAGCTGGTGCCATGGAGCACATCAGCGCCTACTGAAAATTACTTTTCTTTTAGTGGCTGCAGAAAGTAGATAGCATCCATGGAAGGCATCGGCTCCCTTCTCTTGAACAGATCTTCGACCACTGCGGGATAAAACGATAAGATTATAGATATCTTACTTCTACCAATCAGCTTTGCCCAAGAGTTATTGGCTACAAAGAGGTGTCTTCCGAGGAAATGCAGTCAGAAGAAGATGGTAATCACCACCCATTTACTATATTCTATATGATCATGTATCCAGGTCTGGAAACTTACACGAAATCCCTGCATCTGTAATTTCCGCCATCTTGCAAGCATAACCCATGATCTTCACTGTAAATTTATCCATTATAAGAACCTGCAAACGTGACAAAACTAGTAGTGCTCAAACTGATGATGGTCCTTCCATAGCAACATGTGTCAGGACCATCACATGATTTGGGGGAGGAACAGCCATCATGCTTGTTGCGTTAAAAAAGGAACAGTAATGTGATGTAAGGATTGGCTTCTCGACCAAATCGTGCATTGTGCAACGGGGAATCAGGAATGtgaacttttttcttcttcaaaaCGGTATACACTGCCCGAACAGATTGGCAGCAAGCAGCAGAGTATGCATAAACCAAACAAGCACCCGTGCGCACGCATGAAAAGTACCTTCCATGAGCTTTTGGTCTCCTTATCCTTGTCCGGCTTCAGCAAGTCCTTCAGTATCCCTGCAGGACACAAGGCAGAGAGAGGTCGTGAGCCATTGATTGAAGGATCACGCGTTCGCGAGATAGAGGAGAAGAAGCGATTCAGATCGAAGAGCGCTTGTGTGTGGACGTACGGTCGCGGCAGATGTTGCGGAAGACCTTGGGGTCATCCGCCGGGGCGCCGAAGTCCATCGACatctcgccaccgccgccgccgactccgaATCGCTCCGATCGACGATCatacaccaccaccagcacctcctcctcttcctccgcctcttgTCGCTCCCGCACTAGCCTATATCCTGATTTAGCCGGCCGGAAATGGCGACGAGCGCAGTGGTGGGTGGGTGCATGCGGGGTGGGGAGGAGGAACGGAGGGGGCAGGCGACGCGTGGGGCCCGCCGCGATCCCCGCTGGGGAGTAGAGGAAGGCGACGATGCACAGAGGCTGGAGGCGACGCCATGGGTGTTGCATGCACGTAGTGGCGCGCGACGCTCTGCATCACAAACGGCTCCTGTCGTGTCAGATGTTCAAACCTTATGCAGGTCATGCAGATTCAGCGTCGTTTTGCTTAATCCGTGGTTCCAGCCCTGGTACTATGAGCACAGCCAGCAATGTGTTGCAGACTGTGAGACGAGCAGACCATCCCCAGAGCGACCAAATCTTAAAAAGTCTCTTCTGTGCCTCTGCCAGCAACAAGCATGCAAAATTACTGGACCTGAGCCATGCAAACACATTCCAACCTTAATGCTCTTGCATTCTGCAGTCTGCACAGATAAAAATTCACACCCGTGTATAATCAGTTCAACCACACTTTATACATTGTCTAAAAGGGCAGACACTATATGACTAGCTAGAAAGAACATGCAAACATACGTACGGCCTGAACATTATGTCGTACAAAAATTCATCCACACTAGTTTCAGGGCCACATACAACTCCAGATGCCAAGCCGAAAGTCCTAGCACTCGTTATTTACCACTAACAACCTAATAATGATACTATAAACAGATTAGCTCAAGACTCATCCCGAACTGAAGCGTTCGTACGCACACATGTAAAAAGTGATTTACACGTTGCTGCTTGAGGCTTGCATCATGCCGTCCCGGATCTGCTCGCTGATGTCCTTCACGTGGCCCGGGCCGTGGGGGATGAACACTGTGGTGTTCTTCGAGCCGTCCCCGAGCTCCTTGATGGTGTCAAAGTACTGTGTGACCATGATCAGGTCCATGACTTCCTTGGCGCTAGTGCCCGACACCGAGTGCGAGAAGTTCAGGATGTTCTCCCTGAGGCCGTCGGTTATAGCTTGCCGTTGCTTGGCAATGCCAACGCCAGAGAGATATTTCGCCTCTGCTTCTGCTTCGGCCTTCTTCACCAGAAGAATCTTCTCTGCTTCTCCTTTGTAGACGCTTGCCAGCTGAAGCCTTTGGGCTGTGATAGAAGTAGATCAGTTAAGTGAGCACAAATGCAAATGGTAGAGAATGCTACTTAAAGCTGGACGTTAGATGAAAACTGAAAGGAAGCATGTCTAAAGAAAGATAGCATACACGCATAGCAAAAACAATATGTTTTAACTTCACGAACAGTGTTCAGTAAGCATTTCCCAAGCTGTATAACCTAGAAGCAGTTCTACATGTATAAAAACAGCACAATACCTGCGTTTATATCATTCATTGCTTTGCGCACAGCAGCATCAGGGATGATATCAACCATGAGGATGTGCTCAATGCTGTAACCATAATCTGCCATCACCTGAACAATAGCATGAATTTATTGGTATGCAAAGAACATTGGATTGACCTCAAACTAATTTCAACATTAAATGATGCAGAGGAAACAATGTTTGAGAGAAACTAAAGAATACAAATCCAATCAAACATAGGGTAAATATCAACCAGATAAGGTTCCGATTTTATCAGAAACAAGCATAGTGTTGAGAATCATTAAGCATGTGGTTCATCTAAGAATCATTGCAGTACTTGCAGTACTTGTCACACAACAAAGTTTCATGAAATGGTATTATGGAACTATCCTCCTTTTGATAGACATATTAAACCCATACTGAAAATAAAATGGGCCAGAGGCAACAAAATAGCATGTTTAGGATGTACTGAACCAAAGCCAAACTGAGAGCATACACATAAATACTGCTACAGTGGTCAATGGTCAGACAACCAATTGCTAATTAAATGCAGAGTATCATCAGAATGTATTGAATCCATGAAACTATGCATCACAAATGCCAGCAATACATGTAAACAAGTGAAACAAAAACAATGGCCAGATGAGTCACTGCAGTAATATGCGTCCAGAATCTATGTTTTGAGCCCATCCCAGACTACAAGTAAAATCTGGCCTTGAAATTACCTTTTCAAGCTCCTCCAGTACAGCTTTTGCCACATCATTCTTTTGCTCGAAAAGATCGTCCAGATTCATTCTTGGAACTATGGCCCGAACAACTATTTATCAGAAAAATAAAAGTGTCAGCTTATACTTCAGAGAAACAGTACCAAATAACTATGTTCAGTATTAATAATTCACCGTCGAAGACATAGGCCTGAATTTGCTGTTGGGGATTCTGCAACTCATAGAATGCATCATCAGCATTTTCCCTTACAACACGATACTGAATTGTGCAAATCAGCTGGACGAAGACATTATCCTGCAAAGGGGAAGGTCGGAAGGACGTCATCGGGTGATTCAACATGAAACAAGCATCATAGACAATACTTCATCTGTCAAACAGGCTACACAGCTGGCCCAACACATGGTGGCGTATGTGATTAACAATATTCTTCCAATATCTCACAGCCCGACACTAATCTACAGGGGGAACAGGCTACTACTACAGTCTACAGAGACACCATGTAAAGCAATTTCGATTCCCTTTGTGCAAACATAACCATCATATCCTGGAGTTCTGCAAGCAAAATTCCAAAACCATGCCCCAGATCCCAGCATGATGCAATTTCACATGATCCCAAAAATTAAACCACCAATCTAGCACAAGTACTGATAGGAACCGGACACAGTTGGGGCAAATTCTTCACCGAGCACAGGTGAATTCCAGGACTGAACCCCATGCGCTTGATCAATTTCAATAATCTAACACAAGCGATCGGACTAGAACAGGTAGAACGAAATCAATCTAGCAACACAGCGCGCGATCAGGAAGCGGGAAGGGAGCTACACAGGTAGCCTAGAACAGAAAAcagatgggggggggggggggggggggggtgaggaACCGGCGAACCTTGGTCTTGGTCTCGACGCGGACGTCGAGGGACTGGACGCGGGTGGTGAGGGACCCCGCGACGCACTCCCCGGCGAAGGGGTTGAAGAAGTGGAGGCCCGGCTCGGCGAGGCGGACGAAGCGCCCCCActtctccaccaccgccacgctCGCCTGGTCCACGCACCCGCAGAACACGAAGAACGCGCTCACCATCTCGACCCTTCCCTCGGCTCCGGctcggccccggcggcggcgaatcCGGCTCGGCCCTCGAACGGCGTCGCGTCAGCGTGGGCGGGGGGATCCCTTCGATCTCGCGCTGGCACCACCGCCCTTGCCTTCGTGGAAGAACGCGAGGCTCCAACTCGAACGATCGATATGCGTTTACGCGGCGCGATCTGACGTGGCTGGCCTGGagggttaaaaaaaaaatcggaaCCGGACTTGGATGGAAAGCGGTTTCGTATCGCGGTCAAAACGGCCAAGAATATCTCCGATTCAAAACCAAAACGGCTTGAATATGATATTCATCTTGACCGAACGTGATCATACTTGGCGTGACGAGACCCTGCTGCGGTCTCCCGCTACCAATGGCGCATTCATATTGCCAAGACAATTCACAACTGCCGATTCAAAGTGACTCGAAATCTTCCAAGATTTGAAACAGAGCCTCAAAATCGTCCAAGATTTAAAACAGAGACAACTGCCGTGCCAAGACAAGTTGATGGAAAGAACAGCGAACCAAACCATATAGTACACAGATATATATAATGCAATTATTATGCAAATAACGAGTCAGATAACCCACACCGTGCATACGCATAACTGATAATGATAATGTTAATATTCTCTTCAGTTCTCACAGCAGCGTCATGGATCCGCATGGAGATACTAGCTAGACGCTAGTAAAAGATGTCTGCAAACATGGAAATATGTCTGCAAAAGATGCACAGCCGCTTCTTTAGACTGGTGACAACCTGGCCAAAACTCCCACCTTCAATTTCCCCTACAAGCTAGGCTGCAAACAGAAAAATGAACATAAGGTATAATCAAGCCTGAAAACTGGGCGATGTCATTGAAAAACTTTCCTAAAAAAAAGCATGCTGATGAAATAGTTTAAATATCAGAACTAGCATCCTGATAAGCACCAAATAGAAATACTTAATATATTCAAGTACTATACCCACAACAATGTTGAAGCACTTCCACAATCAGCATAACATATTTCTTCTAAAATCAATTATAAGTCGGTGTTATTTGAAGAACATGGAGGATTATTGGCAATCAGCACACAACTGGTCTTATCAAAAACAGTGTTGGGCAAGGCGTACAGAGAAGTAATATGATACCCCACAATTACCATGCTAACGTCCTATAGATGGACACTTATTAGTAGCAGCCAGTATCTTTTACACTGATAAGTGTGCCATGACATGAGTACATATTGATGTAGAACTACAACAATTATCCAACTTCAGTTCTGATGGTACAACACAATGCCAACGAGACAAGACCCACTGGGAGAAGATTGTTAGTAGGTCTAACCACTGGGAGAAGATGGTTAGATGGTGTTGAGGTCAAATCACCAGCATATGAGAAGGTTAGTAGGTCTAAGAAATCTAGGAGACAGCAGCCACAAAAGTTTCAGGGAGATACAAAGCTATCCAAGCATGGTGTGGAGATTCATTGTTTGTATTGCAGAGACCCTGGTCACAACAAGAAAGGATGTAAAATTGTAGGTCATGCCTAATGTCGAAGTCAGCCCAATCAATTATTCTGAGCAGAGCCACTCTTTCATCTCATGACGAGGTTTGAATTTATTAAGTTATTACTTATTATCCTTAAATGAAATCCAGCAGCATTGGCTTTAAACTATTGGGCAGGCCACATCCAACAGGTTCCTAGGGCACATCAACCAAGTTCATAGTCCTAGGGCTCATGCAAGACCATTGCCAGAGCCTTTCTTTCACATAACGATGGAAGTGCCGCAGCATCCACTCACCACAGAAACAATAGAGGGGTGAGCAACAGCCAGGAAAAGAAAAGCAGCGCAAAGGACAGCGGCaccaagaagacaaagaacTGAATACTCTCCTGTATTGTTTCAACAGCactgttctttctttttcttcaaagatTACGACACAAATTATTTATTTTGTGGAGTTGTTTTCTATTTTGTGTCTCAACTATCAAAATTATGGTTTTCATCATTTCATTATGCAGTGTAAGCATGCAGACCGTTTTGTAAGCACTAAGAAGGACCTACATAGCACTGCTCTGTATTACGTGCAGCGTCAAATCTTGTCCATGCGCGGCACCTA
Above is a genomic segment from Setaria viridis chromosome 4, Setaria_viridis_v4.0, whole genome shotgun sequence containing:
- the LOC117852454 gene encoding hypersensitive-induced response protein 4 yields the protein MVSAFFVFCGCVDQASVAVVEKWGRFVRLAEPGLHFFNPFAGECVAGSLTTRVQSLDVRVETKTKDNVFVQLICTIQYRVVRENADDAFYELQNPQQQIQAYVFDVVRAIVPRMNLDDLFEQKNDVAKAVLEELEKVMADYGYSIEHILMVDIIPDAAVRKAMNDINAAQRLQLASVYKGEAEKILLVKKAEAEAEAKYLSGVGIAKQRQAITDGLRENILNFSHSVSGTSAKEVMDLIMVTQYFDTIKELGDGSKNTTVFIPHGPGHVKDISEQIRDGMMQASSSNV